CTGGAGGCCCATCATGCGCTTTGACGAGATGAACTGGATGGATGTGGAGGCCTACCTGCGTCATGACGATCGTCTGATGCTGGTGCTGGGGGCCTGTGAACAGCACGGCTATTTGAGCCTGCTCACCGATGTCAAGGTGCCCCTGGCCCTGGCCGATGCTGCCAGTGAGCGCACCGGCGTGCCTGTAGCGCCACCGCTGAACTTCGGGGCCTCGCCGTATTTTCTGGCCTATCCGGGCACCTTGAGCCTGCGCATTTCCACCCTGATGGATGTGGTGGAAGACTTGCTGCGCTCGGTGCATGGGTATGGTTTCCGGCGCGTGCTCATCCTGAACGGGCATGGGGGGAACATCCCGGTGCGGGGACGGGTGTACGAGGTGGTCAACACGCTGCCCGATTTGCGGGTGGCGTGGTACGACTGGTGGCTTTCCCACAGTGTGGAGATGGTGGCCGAAAAATACGGCTTACGCCCGGCCCACGCCAACTGGCTGGAGGCTTTCCCCTTCACTGTGGTGGCTGAACTCCCCAAAGAGGCGAAAACGCCGCCCGAGGTGCCGGGCGTGGTGGGGGCAAAGGAAGCCCGCCAGGTGTATGGAGATGGCTCTTTTGGTGGCCCCTATCAGGCTTCCCCAGAAGTGATGGAGGCGTTGTTCAACGAGGCGCTAAAGGATGTGTTGCGCTTGCTGGAGTTTGCCCATGGGTGAGGCAAGAAGCCCTGACCCGGATGATCGGTCAGGGCTTCGTTTTGCTGAAAAGGTCGTTCAGTACAAGCCCCACATGGCCATCGCGTCGTCTTCCATCATGGAGCGATCCCAGATTTCGGTGCCGAGTTCGATGGTGGTGGGCTTGCCGACGACCTGTTCCACTTTCTGCCGGGCCATTTCCAACAATGCGGGGCCAT
The genomic region above belongs to Anaerolineae bacterium and contains:
- a CDS encoding creatininase family protein, which produces MRFDEMNWMDVEAYLRHDDRLMLVLGACEQHGYLSLLTDVKVPLALADAASERTGVPVAPPLNFGASPYFLAYPGTLSLRISTLMDVVEDLLRSVHGYGFRRVLILNGHGGNIPVRGRVYEVVNTLPDLRVAWYDWWLSHSVEMVAEKYGLRPAHANWLEAFPFTVVAELPKEAKTPPEVPGVVGAKEARQVYGDGSFGGPYQASPEVMEALFNEALKDVLRLLEFAHG